The segment TCTGGCTCCTGGAGACAAGAAACCGACGAACATGTTCGCCGCCATTGGAGACCTTGCCGGATTTTGCATCGAGCAATGATCTCCGGGGAGTATGTGTATCTGCGGCGAAATCTGAAGGATAGACCAAGGAATGCACGCTGCCGACGAAGGAATTAGTCCATGAGAGGCGGGTGGTGGCGAGCGAGATCatggcgtcgtcgtccatgGTGGCGACGTTCTTGGGCTCCAGGCCGAACACTTGGGCGATCCTCGCGACGATGGTGAAGAGCGACCTGGCGAGGAGGCGGACGGCGTAGTCGAAGCTCCGGTTCCACAGCGAGGCCGCGCGGAGGTGGTCGACCTCCTGCCTCTGCTGCGCCACGCGGCGGGCGGcctctccttctccgccgccgccgttcgccgcgccCTTCCGTCGGGTGCCTGATCGGCGCAGGCCCCCCGCGGCCGCCTGCTCGAGCTCGGCGAGCACGTCGAGCTCCTGGGACAGGAGCGCCGTGGACGCCACGAGCCGCTGCATCTTCCGCGCCTTCCGGTCCATCTTCCTCGCCGCGGAGTACCGCAGCCGGTGCGGgtcggcgaggcggccgccACGGACGAGGGCGGCGAAGAGGGCGTCGAACCTGCGGAGCAGCGGGTCGGCGCACCTCGCGGACAGCCGCGCGACGGCGCGCGAGAGGTCGGCGCAGGCGGCCGCCATCTCGGCGAGCGCGAGGGACAggagcgccgcgtcgtcgtcggccacgAGCAGGCGCACGCCCTCGAGGCGGACGCGGTCCCCGCGGAGCCGCCCCACCTCGGCGTCCCCGAGCGCGCGCCACAGCCCCGCCGCGCGCGACATGAGCGCCGCCACCTCGAACGCCACCGCCCCCACCAccctcctctccccgccgcctccgctcagCTTCCGCATGTCGTGACGCGACGCGGGTGGGTGCGTGcgggcagcgcgcggcgcgagTGGGTTTTAGGCGAGGCGACGAGGCGAAGCGAAAGCATAGGTGGTGTCACGGGTTGGGTTTG is part of the Oryza glaberrima chromosome 12, OglaRS2, whole genome shotgun sequence genome and harbors:
- the LOC127756204 gene encoding uncharacterized protein LOC127756204 is translated as MRKLSGGGGERRVVGAVAFEVAALMSRAAGLWRALGDAEVGRLRGDRVRLEGVRLLVADDDAALLSLALAEMAAACADLSRAVARLSARCADPLLRRFDALFAALVRGGRLADPHRLRYSAARKMDRKARKMQRLVASTALLSQELDVLAELEQAAAGGLRRSGTRRKGAANGGGGEGEAARRVAQQRQEVDHLRAASLWNRSFDYAVRLLARSLFTIVARIAQVFGLEPKNVATMDDDAMISLATTRLSWTNSFVGSVHSLVYPSDFAADTHTPRRSLLDAKSGKVSNGGEHVRRFLVSRSQSLRQLKWPMAGKHLIGCMVSGSRSPDSERWKIHGDGDLPLSFSYYVSASNDDYSSINSPFQGDHTNSNLSIVFESSSHNWVMNAPAVTTLGAAALALHYANLIIFIEKLAVAPRHICPDERDALYNMLTDRIRASLRARLRPIAKNMAASSSSSSSACDPAMAAEWSDTVQRILGWLAPLAHNMLRWQSERNFEQRNVASSGTGVLLLQTLHFADQKKSEAAIVELLVGLNYLWKAGRELDAKAKKLVSGGGKRDEFTDYYSSNRMECR